One Rhodothermus bifroesti DNA window includes the following coding sequences:
- the tilS gene encoding tRNA lysidine(34) synthetase TilS — translation MLVEKVRRFIELHGLLRPGERLLVGVSGGVDSVVLLEVLRQLGYSLIVAHVNYKLRGADSDADEAFVRALCRQYRIPIRVARLNLKAKVRGGSIQAAARRVRYAFFARVAQREGIEAVAVGHHQDDQAETLLLNLLRGSGLEGLIGMAPVRPFEVGQKLRLVRPLLSVTRAEIESWARAKGLSWREDVSNTSLNYRRVLVRQVVLPLLRQHFGPNVAERLAHTAELLRAYWQSTFVQVLMQHWLSASESDAVGGYLRQEALAAMPRVWQQRLILEALKRWLPGAPRHRRLAWQVLRLLEAQPGRRLKLPQGTIWRDRKGLRFRRCAPAASISEEGMLEPGRPLVLEGGVFEAVLLSQKPACLNAGTPQVVYVDADRLQWPLWVRRWKPGDRLQPLGMQGHKKVSDLLTDLRVPVDRRAHSYVVCQGEEIVWVAGYRLAEPFRVRPETVHIAQLQFTPIED, via the coding sequence ATGCTAGTCGAAAAAGTTCGACGTTTTATTGAGCTGCACGGCTTGCTTCGCCCCGGAGAGCGACTGCTGGTAGGTGTAAGTGGAGGTGTCGACTCGGTAGTGCTGCTCGAAGTGTTGCGCCAGCTAGGCTACAGTCTTATTGTGGCGCATGTGAACTATAAACTACGGGGTGCGGATTCTGATGCTGATGAAGCGTTTGTGCGCGCACTTTGTCGCCAGTATCGAATCCCCATCCGTGTTGCGCGGCTAAATCTTAAAGCCAAAGTGCGGGGCGGTTCGATTCAGGCGGCTGCACGCCGTGTGCGCTATGCGTTTTTTGCCCGCGTGGCGCAGCGTGAAGGTATCGAAGCTGTTGCCGTTGGGCACCATCAGGATGACCAGGCCGAAACCCTATTGCTGAATTTGCTACGGGGTAGTGGTCTAGAAGGCCTGATTGGCATGGCACCGGTCAGACCGTTCGAGGTCGGTCAGAAGTTGCGCCTAGTGCGACCGTTGCTTAGCGTAACGCGCGCGGAAATCGAATCTTGGGCGCGTGCTAAAGGACTATCGTGGCGCGAAGACGTGAGCAACACCTCCCTGAACTATCGTCGAGTGCTGGTGCGCCAGGTGGTGTTGCCTTTGCTTCGGCAGCATTTTGGGCCTAACGTGGCTGAGCGCTTGGCGCACACCGCTGAGCTGTTGCGTGCTTACTGGCAGAGTACGTTTGTTCAGGTGCTTATGCAGCACTGGCTGAGCGCCTCCGAGTCTGATGCAGTCGGGGGATACTTACGCCAAGAAGCGCTTGCGGCAATGCCTAGGGTATGGCAGCAGCGATTGATCTTAGAGGCGCTCAAGCGATGGTTGCCTGGCGCGCCGCGTCACCGGCGCTTGGCCTGGCAGGTACTTCGACTACTCGAGGCGCAGCCTGGCCGGCGACTCAAGCTGCCCCAAGGAACGATCTGGCGTGACCGGAAGGGATTGCGTTTTCGGCGTTGCGCCCCGGCTGCGTCCATAAGCGAAGAGGGTATGCTGGAGCCGGGAAGGCCGCTTGTGCTTGAAGGAGGTGTTTTCGAGGCCGTGCTTCTTTCTCAAAAGCCTGCTTGCTTGAATGCCGGAACGCCTCAAGTAGTGTATGTGGATGCCGATCGGCTTCAATGGCCGCTTTGGGTGCGACGCTGGAAGCCTGGTGATCGGCTGCAGCCGCTAGGAATGCAGGGACATAAAAAAGTGAGCGATTTGCTGACCGATTTGCGCGTGCCTGTGGATCGGCGTGCTCATAGCTACGTGGTATGCCAAGGGGAGGAGATTGTGTGGGTAGCAGGATATCGCCTTGCGGAGCCGTTTCGTGTGCGCCCAGAGACGGTGC
- the mutL gene encoding DNA mismatch repair endonuclease MutL, translating to MEKSDFHLLSEAAEPDGLIRVMPESLANKIAAGEVVQRPASVVKELVENSLDAGAREITIVLKDAGKTLVQVIDDGCGMGPVDACRCFERHATSKIRTIEDLTRIRTLGFRGEALASIAAVARVELKTKRRSDPVGFRVQIEGGKQLAAEPCASADGTSVAVRNLFYNVPARRNFLKSSATEFKHVIEIFQVLALSHPEVGFTLIHDDVEIYRLSAETDPSPGERLRRRIGALFGPEYALELIPVDEATSYLTVRGFLGRPELYRRSRGEQFFFVNHRWVRHRYLEHAVSSSYEQLLPEGAHPFFVLFLELDPRHVDVNVHPTKAEVKFDDERGLYGVLRAIVRRALGMAERIPQLEPQAAQPLWVSLAQPLKGASMVPGEIRQGIYDAPAPEPETAQLLPSSIHPEAEGETPEHDTLLWQVHDRYILTQIRSGLLLIDQNAAHERILYERALRSLESGFGLSQQLLFPQTLEFNPADFTLLEELLPELRALGFDLELFSGRTVVVRGVPDGIRPGDERTMLADLLDQYKAQQALRLPSRENLARSMARRNAIRPGARLSEHEMRTLIDQLFLCDMPYASPSGRPTMVRITLEELDRRFGRS from the coding sequence GTGGAAAAAAGCGACTTTCATCTCCTGTCTGAGGCAGCGGAGCCAGATGGCCTCATTCGGGTTATGCCGGAGTCCCTGGCCAACAAGATTGCTGCCGGGGAGGTGGTGCAGCGTCCTGCCTCGGTTGTCAAGGAGCTGGTTGAAAATTCGCTGGATGCCGGTGCTCGAGAGATCACCATTGTGCTCAAAGATGCGGGAAAGACGCTCGTGCAGGTGATCGACGATGGGTGCGGTATGGGTCCTGTCGACGCTTGCCGATGCTTTGAGCGCCACGCCACAAGTAAAATTCGCACGATCGAAGACCTGACGCGCATCCGAACGTTGGGCTTTAGAGGTGAAGCGCTGGCTTCGATTGCAGCCGTAGCCCGTGTTGAACTAAAAACCAAGCGCCGCAGCGATCCAGTAGGCTTCCGGGTGCAGATCGAAGGGGGCAAACAGCTTGCAGCTGAGCCCTGCGCAAGTGCCGACGGCACCTCGGTGGCTGTACGCAACCTGTTTTACAACGTACCTGCCCGCCGCAATTTTCTGAAATCGTCGGCTACGGAATTCAAACATGTTATTGAAATCTTTCAGGTGCTGGCGCTTTCACACCCTGAGGTAGGATTTACTTTGATACATGACGATGTTGAAATCTATCGCCTGTCTGCGGAGACGGACCCTTCGCCTGGTGAGCGCCTTCGGCGTCGCATTGGAGCACTTTTCGGCCCTGAATACGCCCTAGAGCTCATTCCTGTCGATGAAGCTACCAGTTATCTTACAGTGCGGGGATTCCTAGGGCGGCCTGAACTCTATCGCAGAAGCCGGGGAGAACAGTTCTTTTTTGTCAACCATCGCTGGGTGCGGCATCGCTACTTAGAGCATGCGGTCTCTAGCAGCTATGAGCAACTCCTACCGGAAGGAGCGCATCCATTTTTTGTGCTGTTCCTTGAGCTAGATCCGCGGCATGTCGATGTCAACGTGCATCCAACCAAAGCTGAAGTGAAGTTCGATGATGAACGTGGACTTTACGGCGTGCTGCGGGCTATTGTGCGTCGGGCACTGGGTATGGCTGAACGCATACCCCAACTTGAACCCCAGGCGGCACAGCCTCTTTGGGTATCGCTAGCGCAACCTTTGAAAGGTGCCTCTATGGTGCCCGGAGAAATTCGTCAAGGCATTTATGACGCTCCTGCACCTGAACCGGAAACGGCCCAGCTGCTCCCCTCTAGCATTCATCCTGAGGCTGAAGGCGAAACCCCCGAGCACGATACGCTGCTGTGGCAGGTACATGATCGGTATATTCTTACGCAGATTCGCTCAGGCCTACTGCTGATCGATCAAAATGCAGCACACGAGCGCATCCTTTATGAGCGCGCTTTGCGTAGCCTAGAAAGCGGCTTTGGGCTTTCTCAGCAACTGCTTTTCCCACAAACGCTTGAGTTCAACCCAGCGGATTTTACCTTACTGGAAGAACTGCTGCCTGAGCTTCGGGCTTTAGGGTTTGATCTGGAGCTGTTTAGTGGCAGAACTGTGGTGGTACGTGGCGTTCCCGATGGGATTCGTCCGGGTGACGAGCGTACGATGCTTGCTGACCTGCTTGATCAATACAAAGCGCAACAGGCCTTGCGACTTCCAAGTCGGGAAAACCTAGCCCGCAGCATGGCCCGTCGCAATGCTATTCGGCCAGGCGCACGCTTGAGCGAGCATGAAATGCGCACCCTTATTGATCAGCTCTTCCTTTGCGACATGCCTTATGCCTCTCCCAGCGGCCGGCCTACCATGGTGCGTATTACGCTGGAGGAGCTCGATCGGCGTTTTGGTCGTTCTTAA